From Arcobacter arenosus, one genomic window encodes:
- a CDS encoding glycosyltransferase produces MKKLLIVTPNGFEPRYNLFPEFTLGRKLSMENKFDIIFATSYNKNYKIFSKYYDIPIYRLPYLFDGTRLISVILSLIMSLVLLLLLRPNILFVNHFRSGTHCLVLLAKLFRIKVILSEAGILHDEYITDDRDRPLSNKIKSKNIIYDYKTFKSHNGKFIDKIQNYLRHWKWYNADKILFYSKHNVQYAKLIGMDLNRIKIIRHYLNFDFLINEKTSQEIKNKYSSLNNKKVIFLICQLKKRKGYDIFLEVAKSICQKRSDTIFILASGSNNKGLIQSINKDININGLSEKIKILHKLSNEERNYLYKKCDIYLMPSRYEGFGLPAIEAGYNDSLIVASDVPALNEFLINEKNSLLFENENIEEAVVKVEKALSFNNKEKNAMKNNMIKTCKEFDINSEVYLSKYF; encoded by the coding sequence TTGAAAAAATTGTTAATAGTAACTCCAAATGGTTTTGAACCACGTTATAATTTATTTCCTGAATTTACTTTAGGGCGTAAACTTTCAATGGAAAATAAGTTTGATATTATTTTTGCAACTTCTTATAATAAAAATTATAAAATATTTTCAAAATATTATGATATTCCAATTTATAGATTGCCTTATCTATTTGATGGAACGAGATTAATATCTGTTATACTATCATTAATAATGTCATTAGTTCTACTATTATTATTAAGACCAAATATTTTATTTGTAAACCATTTTCGTTCAGGAACTCATTGTCTAGTTTTATTAGCAAAGTTATTTCGGATTAAAGTGATTTTATCAGAAGCAGGAATATTGCATGATGAATATATTACTGATGATAGAGATAGGCCTTTGTCTAATAAAATTAAGAGCAAAAATATAATATATGATTATAAGACATTTAAAAGTCATAACGGAAAATTTATTGATAAAATTCAAAATTATCTTAGACATTGGAAATGGTATAATGCTGATAAAATTTTATTTTATTCAAAGCATAATGTACAATATGCAAAACTAATAGGTATGGATTTAAATAGAATAAAAATTATAAGACATTATTTGAATTTTGATTTTTTAATAAATGAAAAGACTTCTCAAGAGATTAAAAATAAATACTCTTCCTTAAACAATAAAAAAGTTATATTTTTAATTTGCCAGCTAAAAAAAAGAAAAGGTTATGATATATTTTTGGAAGTAGCAAAAAGTATTTGTCAAAAAAGAAGTGATACTATTTTTATTCTTGCAAGTGGGTCAAATAATAAAGGTTTAATACAATCTATAAATAAAGATATAAATATAAATGGACTAAGTGAAAAAATAAAAATTTTGCATAAATTGTCAAATGAAGAAAGAAACTATCTATATAAAAAATGTGATATATACCTTATGCCATCAAGATATGAAGGCTTTGGATTACCTGCAATTGAAGCTGGGTATAATGATTCACTTATAGTAGCCTCAGATGTTCCGGCACTAAATGAATTCTTAATAAATGAAAAAAATAGTTTACTTTTTGAAAATGAGAATATAGAGGAAGCTGTTGTAAAAGTTGAAAAAGCATTATCTTTCAATAATAAAGAAAAAAATGCAATGAAAAATAATATGATAAAAACTTGTAAAGAATTTGACATAAATAGTGAAGTTTACTTAAGTAAATATTTTTGA
- a CDS encoding glycosyltransferase, which yields MKTKIIYITNTRVPSEKANTYQSMQMCNSFSKLYDEVQMWVPNGINTKEMKNYEDDPYSFYGIKKNFEINKLFTINYWWIHNLNQFIWSNLSAVTFAISVLLKLKLYGQNYTVFTRDWMVLKTLIFGKKIGLIKNKIYYEAHKFSDHLILNLKKADGIIVLNGHLKKMNEEKGIKNNLVAHDGVNLETFKSIEKDEALELLGFDKNYKYIIYVGKFNTLGEEKGIPQIIESLQFLKDDVKAIFLGGPMDNVSSYYKLAKSFNIQEDKLIFIDRQPVTELFKYISASTILLMPFPFTTHYAYYMSPLKMFEYMGSKRPIIATRLPSIVEVLKDKKNAILCEPDNSKDLGDKINWVLENDCNDIVNQAFMDVQSYTWDKRAENIKNFMEKI from the coding sequence GTGAAAACTAAGATTATTTATATAACTAATACAAGAGTCCCCTCTGAAAAGGCAAATACATATCAATCAATGCAAATGTGTAATAGCTTTTCAAAATTGTATGATGAAGTACAAATGTGGGTGCCAAATGGTATAAATACTAAAGAGATGAAAAATTATGAAGATGATCCATATAGTTTTTATGGGATAAAAAAAAATTTTGAAATAAATAAACTATTTACTATCAATTATTGGTGGATTCATAATCTCAATCAATTTATATGGTCTAATCTTAGTGCTGTAACATTTGCTATAAGTGTGTTGTTGAAACTAAAACTATATGGACAAAATTATACTGTATTTACAAGAGATTGGATGGTATTAAAAACACTTATTTTTGGAAAAAAAATAGGCCTTATAAAAAATAAAATATATTATGAAGCGCATAAATTTTCAGACCATTTGATACTAAATTTAAAAAAAGCTGATGGTATTATAGTACTTAATGGGCATTTGAAAAAAATGAATGAAGAAAAAGGTATAAAGAATAATCTAGTTGCACATGATGGTGTAAACCTTGAAACTTTTAAATCAATAGAAAAAGATGAAGCTTTAGAGTTATTAGGGTTTGATAAGAATTATAAATACATTATTTATGTAGGTAAATTTAATACATTAGGTGAAGAAAAAGGAATACCTCAAATAATAGAAAGTTTGCAGTTTTTAAAAGATGACGTGAAAGCTATTTTTTTAGGAGGCCCTATGGATAATGTATCTAGTTATTATAAGTTAGCAAAAAGTTTTAATATACAAGAAGATAAACTTATATTTATTGATAGACAACCTGTTACAGAATTATTTAAATACATTTCTGCTTCAACTATTCTTCTCATGCCTTTCCCTTTTACCACTCATTATGCTTATTATATGTCTCCTTTAAAAATGTTTGAATATATGGGAAGTAAAAGACCAATTATTGCTACTAGATTACCATCTATTGTTGAAGTATTGAAAGATAAAAAAAATGCTATATTGTGTGAACCTGATAATTCAAAAGATCTAGGTGACAAAATAAATTGGGTATTAGAGAATGATTGTAATGATATAGTTAATCAAGCTTTTATGGATGTTCAAAGTTATACTTGGGATAAAAGAGCGGAAAATATTAAAAACTTTATGGAGAAAATATGA
- a CDS encoding O-antigen ligase family protein, whose protein sequence is MKKIIDKNLNIYNKIFFNRLQEYDFKISKIKYCKVILYSWIFIAVLQLMDTHLPLKYFSFLRFVDLYTILFFPFILSSKNSFKFVFLFFILLLITLIIQFQLNFLFRFFELFIITLGTINIIIYIKYIPYNIIIFSTLVLSIFSIFDIDQIYFNHHFTSVVIVLSIIYLFENRKNYALILFFIFVILFLGIKAVILPLFLYFLIKFRLKKNYIYMLFGIVLSMIVAYAFSNQLQYKINQLKQYGIFSSSSNMQRILMAENTISIIYNESIEKLLFGYGNNYQNMIEDTYSKNEINIGSSASRFRVHNEFLAITLAYGLFGFITYIGILIYFLRCYKFNKTIASYISILYFSSLFNTFFYIGSGLLGWYFFVIAYFYSELKITKLDNKLNKKYYLTKKD, encoded by the coding sequence ATGAAAAAAATAATAGATAAAAATTTAAATATTTATAATAAAATTTTTTTTAATCGTTTACAAGAGTATGATTTTAAAATTTCAAAAATAAAATATTGTAAAGTTATTTTGTATAGCTGGATTTTTATTGCTGTTTTACAATTAATGGATACACATTTGCCATTAAAATATTTCAGTTTTTTAAGGTTTGTAGATCTATATACTATTTTATTTTTTCCTTTTATTTTAAGTAGTAAAAATTCATTTAAATTTGTATTTCTATTTTTTATATTGCTTTTAATAACATTAATAATACAGTTCCAACTTAACTTTTTATTTAGATTTTTTGAATTATTTATAATTACATTAGGAACTATAAATATAATAATTTATATAAAATATATTCCTTATAATATTATAATATTTAGTACTCTGGTATTGTCTATATTTTCAATATTTGATATTGATCAGATATATTTTAATCATCATTTTACTAGTGTAGTTATAGTATTGTCAATTATATATTTATTTGAAAATAGAAAGAATTATGCTTTAATATTATTTTTTATATTTGTTATATTATTTTTAGGTATAAAAGCGGTTATCCTTCCACTATTTTTGTATTTCTTAATAAAATTCAGATTAAAAAAGAATTATATTTATATGTTATTTGGTATTGTTCTATCAATGATTGTTGCGTATGCATTCTCTAACCAGTTACAATATAAAATTAATCAATTGAAACAGTATGGTATATTTTCTTCATCTTCTAATATGCAGAGGATTTTAATGGCTGAAAATACAATAAGTATTATTTATAATGAAAGTATTGAAAAACTTTTATTTGGCTATGGTAATAATTACCAAAATATGATTGAGGATACTTATTCTAAAAACGAAATAAATATTGGTTCAAGTGCTTCAAGATTTAGAGTACATAATGAATTTTTAGCAATTACTCTTGCATATGGTCTTTTTGGATTTATTACATATATTGGGATATTGATTTATTTTTTGAGATGTTATAAATTTAACAAGACTATAGCTAGTTATATAAGTATTTTATATTTTAGCTCATTATTTAATACATTTTTCTATATTGGTTCAGGTTTACTAGGTTGGTATTTTTTTGTTATTGCTTATTTTTATAGTGAGTTAAAAATAACAAAACTTGATAATAAATTGAATAAAAAATACTATTTAACAAAAAAGGATTAG
- a CDS encoding glycosyltransferase family 4 protein, producing the protein MKVFWSLNVLENQLLDQIYAILINNSDITISIFPMNVNYEELSNHPLNQLDNFILLNRKNIKSYKSYIIKFILHLLFNQYDLIDTKMAQSKESYIVYLVSKIFRKNYLVNLYGKERYILDKNKNVTKKFSERVIKVLQNSIFHICNDKTLVEVSKYVGKENYLLYNAINFERFFSIKKENIVVPTIFYNHRLIPDKRPMVFFEAINILKNKNLTFKVIIVGSKRLESTLGEKVNSYINEKQLEKYIEWIDYRVDGNMMNKLYSQSDITVNISELIVPSLSTLEAMASGLSPIISNEIDSEKYVEDGKNGLIVNSNAEELADKLELIIQNKNLREEFGMESQKRVSLHFDINKWGKIYGDLYRYILDNGPLPKSFMEYEI; encoded by the coding sequence ATGAAAGTATTTTGGAGTTTAAATGTTTTGGAAAATCAATTATTAGATCAAATATATGCAATTTTAATAAATAATTCTGATATAACTATTTCAATATTTCCAATGAATGTGAATTATGAAGAATTATCCAATCATCCTTTGAATCAATTAGATAATTTTATATTATTAAATAGAAAAAATATTAAAAGTTATAAAAGTTACATTATTAAGTTTATATTACATCTTTTATTTAATCAATATGATTTAATAGATACAAAAATGGCTCAGTCAAAAGAAAGTTATATCGTTTATTTAGTAAGTAAAATTTTTAGAAAAAATTATTTAGTAAATTTATATGGTAAAGAAAGATATATTTTAGATAAAAATAAAAATGTAACTAAAAAATTTAGTGAGCGAGTTATTAAAGTTTTACAGAACTCAATTTTTCATATTTGCAATGATAAAACTTTAGTTGAAGTTTCTAAATATGTTGGAAAAGAAAATTATTTACTTTATAATGCAATAAATTTTGAAAGATTTTTTTCAATAAAAAAAGAAAATATTGTTGTTCCTACAATATTTTATAATCATAGATTAATTCCTGACAAAAGACCTATGGTATTTTTTGAAGCTATAAATATTCTTAAAAATAAAAACTTGACATTTAAAGTTATAATTGTTGGATCAAAAAGGTTAGAATCTACCTTAGGAGAAAAAGTAAATAGTTATATAAACGAGAAACAATTGGAAAAATATATAGAATGGATAGATTATAGAGTAGATGGAAATATGATGAATAAATTGTATTCACAAAGTGATATTACTGTGAATATATCTGAACTTATAGTCCCCTCATTGTCAACACTTGAAGCAATGGCAAGTGGATTGTCTCCTATAATTTCTAACGAAATAGATAGCGAAAAGTATGTAGAAGATGGAAAGAATGGTTTAATAGTTAATTCAAATGCAGAAGAGTTAGCAGATAAATTAGAATTAATAATACAAAATAAAAATTTAAGAGAAGAGTTTGGTATGGAATCACAAAAAAGAGTTTCCCTTCATTTTGATATAAATAAATGGGGTAAAATATATGGTGACTTATATAGATATATTTTAGATAATGGACCATTGCCAAAATCATTTATGGAGTATGAAATTTGA
- a CDS encoding DegT/DnrJ/EryC1/StrS family aminotransferase, translating into MIPHSKPFLDNIELEKIIEVYKSGNIAVGKEIEEFEKKVANYVGKKYAVSTSSGTTAIHLLLYSMDIKKGDEVILPASVCPGVMHAIEYTGATPVIADINENNFNISVEYAKKIITDNTKAIIAPHMFGLPSDIDELIKLNIPIIEDCAQSIGAMYNSKKVGSFGYASIFSFYATKMFTSIDGGMILTDDEKLAKLLKDLRYYGGKRDYKLRFNYKLQNINAAVGLVQFEKLKSFLDERKMLANKYFDIFSSIKWLEVLNQVNEKKISSNYRFIIKIDREKKDFFENLCRKHKIALGDTIFEDLSLFASQYFKESLPNTQTLINYTYSFPLYPNINESGLKEFFKELLL; encoded by the coding sequence ATGATTCCACACTCAAAACCTTTTTTAGATAATATTGAATTAGAAAAGATTATAGAAGTTTACAAAAGTGGTAATATAGCTGTTGGTAAAGAGATAGAAGAGTTTGAAAAAAAAGTTGCTAACTATGTAGGTAAAAAATATGCAGTATCTACATCAAGTGGAACAACCGCTATTCATCTCTTACTTTACAGTATGGATATTAAAAAAGGAGATGAAGTTATACTTCCTGCTTCAGTTTGTCCTGGTGTTATGCATGCTATTGAATACACAGGAGCTACTCCAGTAATTGCTGATATAAATGAAAACAATTTTAATATATCTGTTGAGTATGCAAAAAAAATTATTACAGATAATACAAAGGCAATAATCGCTCCTCATATGTTTGGATTACCATCAGATATAGATGAACTTATAAAATTAAATATTCCTATAATAGAAGATTGTGCTCAATCTATTGGTGCTATGTATAACAGTAAAAAAGTTGGCTCATTTGGATATGCATCGATATTTTCATTTTATGCGACAAAAATGTTTACAAGTATAGATGGTGGTATGATTCTTACAGATGATGAAAAATTGGCAAAACTATTAAAAGATTTGAGATACTATGGTGGTAAACGAGACTATAAATTAAGATTTAATTATAAACTGCAAAATATAAATGCAGCTGTAGGTCTAGTTCAATTTGAAAAATTAAAATCATTTTTAGATGAGAGAAAGATGTTAGCAAATAAATATTTTGATATATTTAGCAGTATAAAGTGGTTAGAGGTTTTAAATCAAGTAAATGAAAAGAAAATTTCCTCAAACTACAGGTTTATTATAAAAATAGATAGAGAAAAAAAAGATTTTTTTGAAAATCTTTGTAGAAAACATAAGATAGCTCTAGGGGATACTATATTTGAAGATTTATCGCTGTTTGCATCTCAATATTTTAAAGAATCTTTACCAAATACACAAACACTTATAAACTATACATACTCTTTTCCCTTATATCCAAATATTAATGAGAGTGGATTAAAAGAGTTTTTCAAGGAGTTGTTATTATGA
- a CDS encoding acyltransferase has product MKNKFIYLIYVILSNLPDFYMIRVWFRNITKLRAKVLKLLPNMEISNGVKIYRGVKISRNSNLILSKGVVIKEFCILGGTIAVGEDTQILSYTKIDGSGKVTIGRDTHIGRENDIFSHYHNISDKNILVNKSKECFQEIHIGNNVMLYSRVAVMGGVNIHDNSAIAYGSIVTKNCEQNFIYAGVPAKKIGERI; this is encoded by the coding sequence ATGAAAAATAAATTTATATATCTAATATATGTAATTTTATCAAATTTACCAGACTTTTATATGATACGTGTTTGGTTTAGAAATATCACTAAATTAAGAGCAAAAGTTTTGAAATTACTTCCTAATATGGAAATATCAAATGGAGTAAAGATTTATAGAGGTGTAAAGATTAGTAGAAACTCTAATCTAATATTATCTAAAGGAGTAGTTATAAAAGAATTTTGTATTCTTGGTGGAACTATTGCTGTGGGTGAAGATACTCAGATTTTATCTTATACAAAAATAGATGGAAGTGGAAAAGTAACTATAGGAAGAGATACTCACATAGGAAGAGAGAATGATATATTTTCACATTATCATAACATTAGTGATAAAAATATTTTAGTTAATAAATCAAAAGAGTGTTTTCAAGAGATACATATTGGTAATAATGTTATGTTGTATAGTAGAGTTGCTGTAATGGGTGGTGTTAATATTCATGATAATTCTGCAATAGCTTATGGAAGTATAGTTACAAAGAACTGTGAACAAAACTTCATTTATGCAGGAGTCCCAGCAAAAAAAATTGGAGAGAGAATATAA
- a CDS encoding glycosyltransferase family 4 protein, whose product MNVLVFSNGYGLQQSNLYAPLTEMFIEIAKQGHKLHIVCREDFYSSEDNHPNIKVYPVKKYKGIKKFLLVKDMYKVGKLIIKNNNIDLVYSHILSFLGITAATISWVYKKPFFHWLCGDGRVQQESNPISKKIIDYLTTGYIHKRATKMISCCPWVAEEQCIPYGLDWKEKYEITPNSVNIERFSTQTKSYRDVFRNNYPIIIYASRLSSRKGADIFIDAVTELINERVKINVFIGGSGDFESYLDKKINTLKYPNQIKYLGQVPSSELPNYFKSSDIFSVPARYQGFGRVYIEAMASGLAVVTTNLICTKKIIDNEEDGILVDPKVKDLKEAIIRLLEYEELRKKLSLNARNKANNYTVEKVAKNYINIWKRNI is encoded by the coding sequence TTGAATGTATTAGTTTTTTCAAATGGTTATGGTTTGCAACAAAGTAATTTATATGCACCACTTACTGAAATGTTTATTGAAATCGCGAAGCAAGGGCATAAATTACATATAGTTTGTCGTGAAGATTTTTATAGTAGCGAAGATAATCATCCTAATATTAAAGTTTATCCTGTCAAAAAATATAAGGGTATAAAAAAGTTTTTACTTGTAAAAGATATGTATAAAGTTGGTAAATTAATAATAAAAAATAATAATATTGATTTAGTTTACTCCCATATATTATCGTTTTTAGGTATTACAGCAGCTACAATATCTTGGGTTTATAAGAAACCTTTTTTTCATTGGCTTTGTGGAGATGGTAGAGTTCAACAAGAAAGTAATCCAATATCAAAAAAAATCATTGATTACTTAACAACGGGATATATTCATAAAAGGGCTACAAAGATGATAAGCTGTTGCCCTTGGGTTGCTGAAGAACAATGTATACCTTATGGGCTTGATTGGAAAGAAAAATATGAGATTACACCAAATTCAGTAAATATAGAAAGGTTTTCAACCCAAACAAAATCGTATAGAGATGTTTTCAGAAATAATTATCCAATTATAATTTATGCATCAAGACTTTCTTCAAGAAAAGGTGCAGATATTTTTATAGATGCAGTAACTGAACTAATAAATGAACGTGTAAAGATAAATGTATTTATAGGTGGTTCAGGTGATTTTGAAAGTTATTTAGATAAAAAGATTAATACATTAAAGTATCCAAATCAAATAAAATATTTAGGACAAGTACCTTCAAGTGAATTACCAAATTACTTTAAATCTTCAGATATTTTTAGTGTCCCAGCAAGATATCAAGGTTTTGGAAGGGTTTATATTGAGGCTATGGCAAGTGGTTTAGCTGTTGTTACAACAAATCTTATATGCACAAAAAAAATTATAGATAACGAAGAGGATGGTATTTTAGTTGATCCTAAGGTTAAAGATTTAAAAGAAGCAATAATTAGATTACTTGAATATGAAGAATTAAGAAAAAAACTAAGTTTAAATGCGCGTAATAAAGCAAATAATTATACTGTAGAAAAAGTAGCAAAAAATTATATAAATATTTGGAAAAGGAACATATAG
- a CDS encoding glycosyltransferase family 4 protein, with translation MDKLLHISANIYQPLNGKHHHTKNIWKELAKGFDEYHVLARNKTNSYSYSNEGNIHLHLLPRITKKSKIFFITSFWMFWIIKKYKITHLLAQCPIVGGFMGVIASKIFKIPLFVEIHGDIYFKYMQEKTLVHKIFSKITKVTFNNATKIRSLSIAMNDMLNRYGISENIKVVPNRVNLELFKSQKRSYELHSPIRIISIGRFVQQKGYDIAIEAIKKLSYRHYIELYLIGGGNLYDKYVDLSKGYENIKLIKWIEQSELKVLLEESDIYIQPSKPYFGEAMPRTILEAMAMKLPIIATNIAAIPGILNNTNAIVINPNKVDELVEAIETLINNINLRERLALQGYQDIISKYEWNKVFELYRNELKSMKYENT, from the coding sequence GTGGATAAGCTTTTACACATAAGTGCCAATATATATCAACCACTTAATGGCAAACATCATCATACAAAAAATATTTGGAAAGAACTGGCTAAAGGTTTTGATGAATATCATGTATTAGCAAGAAACAAGACAAATAGTTATAGTTATTCTAATGAAGGAAATATACATTTACATTTACTACCAAGAATTACAAAAAAATCTAAAATATTTTTTATTACATCTTTTTGGATGTTTTGGATAATCAAAAAATATAAGATCACTCACCTTTTAGCCCAGTGTCCTATTGTGGGTGGATTTATGGGGGTAATTGCTAGTAAAATTTTTAAAATCCCCTTGTTTGTGGAGATACACGGAGATATATATTTTAAATATATGCAAGAAAAAACTTTAGTTCATAAAATATTTTCAAAAATTACAAAAGTTACATTTAATAATGCTACGAAAATTAGATCATTAAGTATTGCTATGAACGATATGTTAAATAGGTATGGAATTAGTGAAAATATAAAAGTTGTACCTAATAGAGTAAATCTAGAATTATTTAAAAGTCAAAAAAGATCATATGAATTACATAGTCCTATTAGGATTATTAGTATAGGAAGATTTGTTCAACAAAAAGGTTATGATATAGCAATAGAAGCGATAAAAAAATTAAGCTATCGTCATTACATTGAACTGTATCTAATTGGAGGTGGTAATTTATATGATAAATATGTTGATTTATCAAAAGGTTATGAAAATATTAAGTTGATAAAATGGATAGAACAGAGTGAGCTAAAAGTTTTATTAGAAGAGTCTGATATTTATATTCAACCATCTAAACCATACTTTGGTGAAGCTATGCCAAGAACTATACTTGAAGCAATGGCTATGAAACTTCCAATAATAGCTACAAATATTGCAGCAATTCCTGGAATTTTAAATAATACAAATGCAATTGTAATTAATCCCAATAAAGTAGATGAATTAGTAGAAGCTATTGAAACTTTGATTAATAATATCAACTTAAGAGAGAGGCTTGCTTTACAAGGTTACCAAGATATCATAAGTAAGTATGAATGGAATAAGGTTTTTGAACTTTATAGAAATGAATTAAAAAGTATGAAATATGAAAATACTTAG
- a CDS encoding class I SAM-dependent methyltransferase, with product MKNAYNEKYYLDINEQTVSSMESKYTKFLSYIQDDINPSEIADLGCGSGTLCAFLKKQYPNSNVVGLDAFEIPLTEAKNKYKNITFLKCNLENEKFPFEDNSIDLLVSHEVIEHLQSLENYLSESYRVLKPKGIILFKTPNRLDIMRVISPLFGKKWYADLDETHIKYYDIFNLQFDLKKYSFQQIKTYTGTKPLLKKRYINIPALPIIGNGLIVIAKK from the coding sequence ATGAAAAATGCCTATAATGAGAAATATTATTTGGATATCAATGAACAAACTGTATCTTCAATGGAATCAAAATATACAAAATTTTTATCATATATTCAAGATGATATAAACCCATCTGAAATAGCTGATTTAGGATGTGGTTCTGGGACTTTATGTGCCTTCTTAAAAAAACAGTATCCTAATTCGAATGTCGTGGGTTTAGATGCATTTGAGATTCCTTTAACAGAAGCAAAAAATAAATATAAAAATATCACTTTTTTAAAATGTAATTTGGAAAATGAGAAATTTCCTTTTGAAGACAATAGTATTGATCTATTAGTATCTCATGAAGTTATTGAACATTTACAATCTTTAGAAAATTACTTAAGTGAATCTTATAGAGTTTTAAAGCCTAAGGGAATTATACTCTTTAAAACACCTAATAGACTTGATATAATGAGAGTAATATCTCCTCTTTTCGGTAAAAAGTGGTATGCAGATCTCGATGAAACTCATATAAAATATTATGATATTTTTAATTTACAATTCGATTTAAAAAAATACAGTTTTCAGCAAATTAAAACATATACTGGAACTAAACCTTTATTAAAAAAAAGATATATTAATATTCCTGCTTTACCAATTATAGGTAACGGTTTGATTGTTATAGCTAAAAAGTAA
- a CDS encoding glycosyltransferase family 4 protein → MKILRIYTKLPPLKGGMEKHIYNLSKLQIQKGNHVTVFYNEGEKISSHDKKICNIRLHKFRPQFVGIFIFYFIIILNLILKKEKYDVVHIHGDWSSAFFSKILKKLTNAKIIVFSIHDQLSSSYMHQKLLPKLVKYIDLVFSTGYDTAKVLEYLSKREIIVQPSGINEIFFENYLEVKNEVFTVITVANLFPKKNIELILEIAKKLKEYKFIIVGDGTQKSQLINKIKSENILNVKLLGFQTPQEVRSNYQKSDCFLLTSFAEGTPTSALEAMACGLPIISSNAGGLGNIVKDNKNGFIIKDFDKNKYIEKIELLKTNEVLRKKMSKTNLKLAQNYKWENVANYINYKMERLINEKN, encoded by the coding sequence ATGAAAATACTTAGAATCTATACGAAGTTACCTCCATTAAAAGGTGGTATGGAAAAACACATATATAATTTGAGTAAATTACAAATACAAAAAGGAAATCATGTAACTGTATTTTATAATGAGGGGGAAAAAATCTCTTCACATGATAAGAAAATTTGTAACATAAGACTTCATAAATTTAGACCACAGTTTGTAGGTATATTTATATTTTATTTTATAATAATATTAAATTTAATTTTAAAAAAAGAAAAATATGATGTTGTTCATATCCATGGAGATTGGAGCTCAGCATTCTTCTCTAAAATTTTAAAAAAACTTACTAATGCAAAGATTATTGTATTTTCAATACATGACCAACTGTCTTCTAGTTATATGCATCAAAAACTTTTACCAAAATTAGTTAAATATATTGATTTGGTATTTTCAACAGGTTATGATACTGCAAAAGTATTAGAGTATTTAAGTAAAAGAGAAATAATAGTACAACCCAGCGGAATTAATGAGATATTTTTTGAGAATTATTTAGAAGTTAAAAATGAAGTTTTTACAGTCATCACCGTAGCAAACTTATTTCCAAAAAAGAATATTGAATTAATTTTGGAAATAGCAAAGAAATTAAAAGAATATAAGTTTATTATAGTAGGTGATGGAACACAAAAAAGTCAATTAATTAATAAAATAAAAAGTGAAAATATATTGAATGTAAAGTTGTTAGGCTTCCAAACTCCACAAGAGGTTAGAAGTAATTATCAAAAAAGTGACTGTTTTTTACTTACTTCTTTTGCAGAAGGTACACCTACCTCTGCACTTGAAGCTATGGCTTGTGGATTGCCTATAATAAGCTCAAATGCAGGAGGCCTTGGAAATATTGTTAAAGACAACAAAAATGGATTTATTATAAAAGATTTTGATAAAAATAAATATATTGAAAAAATTGAATTATTAAAAACAAATGAAGTATTACGGAAAAAAATGTCAAAAACTAACTTAAAGTTGGCACAAAATTATAAATGGGAAAATGTTGCAAATTATATTAATTATAAGATGGAAAGATTAATAAATGAAAAAAATTAA